gaagtcacttcagagccgaactcaatgaccgttcagttatacgaagatgatccatccagaacggtcaagatcggcttcacaggaacgcctctactccgggaaaagaccattcagctcctcaaggagtacaaagatgtctttgcatggtcttcgttggacatgaccggagtgccccccgaggtaatcactcatcggttaaatattgatccctcaatccggccagtaaaacagaagcaaagactctttgcggcagaaagaagccaagtcatccatgacgaagtccgccaattactaaaagcggatgtactattcgaggtgaaatatccttcttgggtggccaatcctgtgatgatcaagaaaaaaggaggaggatggcggatgtgcatagattttaccgatctaaacaagcactgtcctaaagattgctatccccttccgaatatagataaaaaagtagaagctttgatcggcttcgaaattttctgttttcttgatttatacaaaggatatcaccaagtgttgatggatgagagtgacgctccgaaaacagctttcattaccgatttcggcattttcgcttataaaaagatgccattcggtttaaagaatgccggagccacttatcaaaggatggtagacaagctttttcggcacctaatcggaaaacaggttgaagtgtatgtcgacgacatagttgtcaaaagcaaaagcacttcggagtacgaagacaacctcaaatccactctcgacgtgctccgaaaagccaacctcaaactcaacccccaaaaatgtacctttttggtagattcgggaaaatttctgggttgttgggtttcaaaggacggactcaaggcaaatccctcaaaagttcaggttattcagaacatggcgatgccgaagtccatacacgatgtgcaaagactaactggatgtctagccgcattgaatagattcctttcccaagcagccgaaaagcaactgccgttcttcaaagtgttaaaaaaggcaccaaagtttgagtggggagccgagcagaaaaaggcttttgacgagctcaaaagttatttagccgagcttccaattctctctgctccaacagatgccgaagtgattttcttatacttagcggcatccgatcaaaccattagcgcggtgcttgtacgagaagaaggcctaaagcagtttcccatctactttacaagccgagcattaagaggtccagaaacaaggtatcaacctctggaaaaaattgctctggcgttagtaaatgcagcaaggagactgcggccatacttctatgctcacaaggtatgcgtcttaaccgatctgcctcttcggcaaattttgaccaagccagaagcatcaggcagaatcgccaaatgggccatagagctgggagaacactcaatcgagtacctacctcggaaagccatcaagggacaagccttggcagattttcttgcagaggccaagttcgatcaagcaatccctgtcattgccgaatagaaaaattctgccaatgccgaactagcacagcccttggaatccgaagaggagccgccggactgctggagcggattcgtagatggagcttcgaataaaacgggaagtggagctggtattctgcttatcgctcccgatggacacgaggtaacctactcacttcggttcctattccccactactaataatgaagccgagtacgaagccctcctggccggactccagttagcgcaaagtctgctcgtcaaatctctcaaagtccattgtgattcacaagtcatagtaaatcacatgttgggtacaagtgaagctcgtgacgagagaatgaagaagtatttggacaaagcgcaaagcatcagccgaagtttctcctattttcggataatccgcattcccagagcagaaaacagccgagcagatactttaagtaagttagccgcatgtccaagctcaaagatggaggaattgatgcatcgaagcattgatgaagctgaggtacattcagtaaccagctcgccgaactggatgacgccgatcttacagtatctagatcaaggacaactgcccgaggataagagagaagctcggaaaatcacatgccgagcacttcggtacgaacttcatgaaggagtcttatacagaaagtcctaccttcagccgttattacgatgtatagggccagaagagacggactacatcctcagagaagttcatgaaggatcgtgcggcagccacatcggagctagagctttagctaaaaaagttctaagatggggatattattggccaaccttggtacaagaagcagtgcagctcgtcaagacatgcccgaagtgccaagtccatgcaaatatcccaaggatgccgcagaccgatttatccactatgcaaagcccttggccttttatgcaatggggtatagacatagtaggaccactaccacaagctcctcggcaaataaaattcctaatcattgccgtggactactttacgaagtgggtggaagctgaaccattagctacgataacgagctcgaaggcattggacttcgtctggaagaacatagtgtgccgatttggcataccccacatcctcatctcggataacgggactcagttcaccgacaagacgttcaaaaATTGGTGctaagagctgaatattcaacagcggttcacttcggtctctcatccacaagcaaacggactaacggaggtaacaaatcgtatcctggtgaaagggttaaaatctcggttagaacaagccaaaggacaatgggtagaaaatctccctcaagtcctatggtcctaccgaactacacccacaacctccaacggtgaaactccgtacagtcttgtgtacggcactgaagccgtgattccggtggagatcggcatacccagtccccgaactctaaatttctcagcagaaatgaatgacgacggactgagagccgagctagatcttgccgaagaaagaagagaattggcatgcataaaagcagccaagtacaaggagcaagtagcccggtattataaccaaagggtgaaaaggctgcaatttcaagtgggagatctcgtcttgagaaacaacgaagtaagccgagcagaaaagctgggcaaactcgaacccacatgggaaggtccgtatcgggtgtcagaagtcctcggcaaagggtcttacaaattggctcacatgtcaggagaacaggtaccccgaacatggcacatttccaacctcaagaagttccatttgtaagagacagtccggtcagtcagtcagtcttgagtcctgttcggtcaatgtgctttctttggtttgcttggtctttttgtctatgtgcgttttgtctgtctatgtgcgtgtcgtctcttacaaatgttgctgaggtatcttgttcttcgaaggctgatcccctttttagaacatatataagctaacgattgtgagtcaaagcttctaaagaggatacaagaccacaattcagcttaaacaagcagttcgtctaaaacgagctgcaataagccaacgattgtgagtcaaagcttctgaagaggatacaagaccacaattccgcttaagaaacaagcacttcgtctgaaacgaactgcaataagcctacgattgtgaagtccaagcttctaaagaggatacaagaccacaattcggcttaagaatcaagcacttcgtctgaaacgaactgcaacgaaagtccgattctcgcgataaaacttgcctgaattaggacaagggaaagtccgatccacgcgataaaactcgccgaattaggacaagggaaagtccgatccccaaattaggacaacggaaagtccgatccacgcgataaaactcgccaaattaggacacaagacgagtccggtcaaagatgtttatttcatcagaccaaagacgagtccggtcaaagatgtttatttcatcagaccaaagacgagtccggtcaaagatgtttatttcatcagaccaaagacgagtccggtcaaagatgtttatttcatcagaccaaagacgagtccggtcaaagaagagttcacttcataagaccgaggacaaacatcaacttaccccgtacctttatccagaatgccgaagtaattcacttcgcttttcggggggggtagtgatggagtacgtactaaacaagcccaacagcagtaaagcccatcagcctaaagcccaagaaagagtatcagttcggcgttaccaaagagttcggccccagcctatagctcggtaaaagccgaccaatcaagctctacaaagctgctcggcaatagttcagcagttcggtctcagcatcggcaaaagctgctcggcaataccgaactgggagccacgacctccactacacgatctatctagtggtggacccatgcaggctctcatgacctccacgacatccacgacataattactgatgatgtaagccactgcctagtcagtggccatgcaggatctcatgacctccatgacctccacgacttagggtggtgatgcaagccacgatctcagttcaatatataaatagaacttagatctgatagaccaGGATTTACTAACTCTAGAGacaaaagatcatatagcaagtctgtgttgtaagctgtaatcccagatcaagcaatacaatcttgccctcccttcttcccgtggacgtagatttacttcagtaaatcgaaccacgtaaattctttgtgtcgtagtctttatcttctaccagcatttacaaacatcagaaattcgcggattcatcaacgATTAACAACAAAATCAGGAATCTTACCTTTCTCGACAAATTTTTCACCATGTCAACTGCTTCTTCATCGGCAACGTATTTCCATAGCCCAGGAGAAGCAAATATAATGAATCTATCCTTAGGGAGAAGTTCCTGGTCGACTAGGGCCGGTTTACACGAAATGATCGGCTTGTCAAACTTTTTATCCACCCTATATTCTTTCGGCAATTCAGGCCGTGTGCTGAACTCCCAGCTCTTCAGGTAAACATCACCGATTGATCTTGTAGTCTGAGTTGAACAAGATATATAAGTATATGAAATGAACTTGAGCAGTGTTAACTAGTAAccaaatttgatgattttgagATTGAATTTCTCACCGGAAGGATGCCCTTGACACGGTAGGCTTTTTTATAGTGATCATATGGGACAATCATGGGATAGTGAGGATGCAGCTCTTTTAACTCCCGCCGGACAGATGGCTGATCTGTGCTGTGGTCTGTCGATAACGGGATGGCTTTGATGTGTGGGTTGAGCCTGAGCCACTTATATGGATAGGCATCCAGGTACGATATGTCGATTGGTCCAAGGCTCCATGGGTGGAGAGAGAGGTTGCTTGGGCCTAGGCAGTTGCGCCAAGACCGCCCTAGAATCCCCGACTTTTGCAACGTATACCCGTCCTCCTATTACGATGCCCACCAAACAGCTCGATCCCGCAGACAATAAATTTGGCAAAGCTTCTGATTCATTCTGAACCAAGTGAGTATACTTTTCATCTAAtgcaaaaaatgataaatcaagaACATCACTTGACATTTCTCCAAGATCCGACGTTAATCCTGCATCACGTGAGTAACAAACATACGACGGAATTAGCTTGCCTATCATCATAGATTCACAATAATCGACTAGTAAAAGAGTAATGCTAGAATTCTGGTCTAGTAGACTGAAACCATTTCTTCCTTTCATAAAAAGACTTGAAACCAACCAACCATCTTGAACTATTCCCATAAAACATATATCCACTTGAACTACAAGAGTAACATGAATCTGCCTAAGTGCTAAAACTACAAGAGTAATCACAATCTGCCTAAGATAATACAGATGCTAAAATAAGAAGAACAAACCTacttttgacaattcaaagAGATGGTTTTTTATAAACTCAGAAGCATTGGGACCACCACCATGACCGTCGTAGATTCCAACGAATGTACCATAAGGGCTTGATGTATGCAAGCTCATTGACCCCGACTCAACCTGGCTATGGCTTGGTACTTCGAGAGCGGATTTAACAGCCGCCATAGAGAAGTCCCTCCCCCATTGATGGTGCCCGAGCTTGATTTCCGAATACTCAATAGTGTTCGCAGACGGCTTGAAAATGCTGGCCAACATACTCTCCCTATTGCGTTATCCTACCTAAAGCCCACAACCATATCGCAAAATACAGAGAGTCAGCAAACCACATTCAATCCAAAAACACATACTAATATTATTGAGTTTCCTCCCAAAACCATCACAATCCAAAAATCAAAAAGTAGAAAATCACCAATATATATTTCATCCAAGAGAAATACTACACTACATATTCTAATCAAGTTTCctcccaaaaccaaaaaaatcagCTGCAGAAGTAGCCAATCCCCTCATCTCGGAACTTGTATAAACCAAAATCGCGGACGTAGAGGAACTTGTACAAGATCGTGGGGAAAACTTATGAACTATCATCATTGATCTAAACCACacacaaaatatgcaaaaacTTTCCATCACAATCTCAAAGAAAACACATGCGCAAAACAGGAATCAGTTGcttcaattaaacaatatagTAAAACGCAATGCGTGTAGCTCAATAGAGTAGATTACAATTGAAAAACGCAGAAATGTACCAGTAATCAgtagagaaagggaaagagtatgcgccttcttccttctttcttttcttgtttgCTATAACACTAATGCGGGAAAAAGATTGATCAAGAGAGAGAAAGCTAGTGAGATTTGCCTGCAGTTTGTATAACCAactttcaaattattttacattCTGCCCCTTCTTAATCTGGAATTTCTTTTTTCGCCCCAAAAAGCCGTTATTTTACCCCGCTTCactattcactttttgaaaatttaCTCTCACTGACCCTCCCGcacattaaaaatattaattaattaatcttgtTTTGTGTCTCTAATTATGACCACTTTCTAGTAAAACACTATCTTTAGTTTGCGTTTTTCATATTATATATGGAGAGAGAGggattaaatatatttattttgcgTTCTCTTAAAAAAcacttattttataaaaactTATTTATGTCTCATTTGTTCAACCCAAAAGAAAttcctaattaattaaattataatctaTCTAATAATAAGCTAACCAATCGTGTCGTTGCCATCTTTTACGGGACCGGTGCCGTCGCCACTAGCCATCTTTTATGAGACGGGGAAATataaaagattcaatttttattttaattttatactaaatCTATCATTTATATTTACTTTGCGTACAAAATGTACAATACAGATGAaagttttttattaatataaattaatgATGAAACCTTTTAAACTAGAGTGAACTTTTAAATCAGTTCCCAGAAAATATGCTTTGCACATTTTAAATTCCTGAATTAGGAAAAATATTGCGATAGATCTCTAATttagaaaaaattataaaacgtgttcttatttttcaaatttttctctctaattaagAACCTGTTTTGTGACTGACCTAAGACGTGTGACAATATTCTTTCTAATTCAACGATCCAAAAGATATAAATTGAGTTTTCAAGAGATCAATGATATACTAATACCCTTATTTCAAAAGATAAGCATGTCACAATTTCATTTTGGATATTGACAAATTAATAACACTAAAATTATGGTAATGAAATCGTTTAGTTGAAGTTTTGAATATGCCTGAACCCAATTAATTTTATGGACAAATAATTAATATGTATGTCTGTATTGTTTCGATAAAATATGCACGTACATATATTACTACAATTAGAGGccgtttttttatattaaaagtcGAATCAATAAAGTTCTGTATATTGGGattaatagaataaataaatcctacaaatttagtataattaaaatattaaatattaatgaaaGCAATGAAATGGATTGGAGATATTATGACTCAACATCACGATCCTATTAAATGTGTTGGATTAGCGGTTAAAAAGAATCCTAATCCCACAAACAATGGAGTTTAGAAGTATTCAACTAAGATTATGGATAAGAAATATTGTTTGTATCCTAATTCAACTCTAATAATTAACCACTTTAACAAACCCAAAATTAGCCCATAAACTATAGATAAGATCAGATTCCTCGTTTAACGCAACAATTTAACTACCTGCTTATATAATCTGAGCTCGATTAATTTCGAGTGCAGAGTAAGATAATAATCTGTGATTGACGATAATTCAAGTTCTCATCTTGAATGCTTCAATAAAGGTTCGATTAATAGTATTTGTTTGTgaatatatattagtagtatattataTCTGACAGCCGTTTAACAATTGATTTTTATAGGATCAGAAAGGCTGTGATTGTGATATTAGCAAATGCTGGTTTGAGGTGAGTTACTTGAGTCTTATTCATTTCGATTGGCTTTCAATTTCAATGCGAGGGAATATATAAGGAGGAATATGTTGTCGTTTAGGAATATTTGAAAGGGGAAAGGTAGTTTTTTCTAGATATAGATTTTTACTGTTTTAGATTTTAGAAAAGCATTAATTCTGTGAATGTTATGCTTTTGGCATCTGCATATACATGTATAGGAATTTGGTGAATTTTGTGGGTGattgtttcttttatttttcaaattatcgAAAAGCTGTATGTAATGAAGGGGTCGGTTCATCTGTTTGTATAGTGCTAGTGCTTAATGTAAAGAGCTGAAGGGGGTCGTTTGTTACAGATTTAAACACGGAGAGCAGTAGGGCGAATTCAATATTATCATCAACGATGGGAGCCTGCTTTTCCTGCAAAAGTAGGAGGGCTAAGGAGGATGTGTTGCGCAAGGATCGTAAGCGCAAGTACTTGAATGATTTTTCCATGGTGGCTAAGAAAACGACATCCTTTAAGGAGGATAGGTTGCACAGGAATCAGGACCGGATGTTCTTGAATGGGTCGAGTGAGATTGCCTCCCTCTTTTTACAGAAAGGCAATAAAGGGGTCAATCAAGATGCCATGATTGTTTGGGAGGTTAGCACTCTCTCATGCTCATTAGCTATGATGAGAAACGTATAACTTCTCCTTTTAGCTTTTGGCCTGTTTGAACTCGATGTGGTTGCTCACGTGTTGCATTTGCTGCCTAGGATATAGGGATTGTTTTGGTGAAGCCTATTTGATGTACTCCTACATATTATTCAAGTCTTTCCTTATGGAACTTGTGCCACTTCTGCTTGTGTTATCATCTTGTCAACTATATGTATATAGCTAGTTTGACAGGAATATATACATATTGTTGACAATTTCTACAAACAGAAGAAAATCATGAATATCTTTGTTGTTATTTCTAATATGGAAAGAGAGAAAAGGATTGACTCATTGTCTTGCATGTGGAACATTATAGAATAAGATGGAAGCATGTCATTGGATAATgttaacaaaacaaataaatttttcTATCTGGAATTACATTTGCTGCATCTGTATTGTTTCATCTTCCTACTTGAACTTGCTTGCAAGAGACTGATGATTCTGATTCTCTGTAATGATGAATTGCAGAACTTTGGTTCGAGAACAGACACGACCTTCTGTGGGGTCTTTGATGGCCATGGCCCTTATGGTCATATGGCTGCTAAACGTGTCCGAAATTTTCTCCCTATGAAGCTGAGTGAACACTGGGAAGACATTAGGAAATCTAGAAGCAATTCTGAGATCTTTCACTCAGTGAAAGAAACTTTTCTCGATGTCTTTGAGCTCACGGACAAAGTGTTGAGAGAGGACCCGTATTTTGATTGCGTCTGTAGTGGAACTACTGCAGTGGTCCTGGTGAAACAGGTAATATGATACACTTATCAGTGGTTTTTGGTAATATCAggaatcagaaaatatgctcaacAATGCCTTGATTATTTATAGGGTCAAGATCTTATAATCGGATATATTGGGAACTCGAGAGCTGTACTAGGGATGAGAGGCGCGAATAATGGATTCATTCCAGTGCAGTTGACTGTGGATCTCAAGCCTGACCTTCCTGGTAGGTCAACAACAACGGGATACTACGTTGGGTTCAACTTGCTATGGAAACTCTCTAGTCAAATTTGTAACTTAGAAAATCTTCCAACTAGAAATTTTTGTGCAGTGAATTTAGTAATGAAATGCTGTATAGCAATCTTCAACTTTGTGCTGATGAGTAATGACAGTACTACTGTTCATGTTAATTGCTGCCAAAACTTTATTCATGGATGTGTACTTGAATCAAGTCTAGTCGAGTGTCACTTTTCATAATCTGTTCATATTTCTCAGCGGAAAAAAAAAGGATCCGGAAATGCAAAGGTCGTATATTTGCCCTACGGGATGAACCTAAGGTATCAAGAGTGTGGCTTCCACACAGCAACACTCCCGGACTTACCATGTCGCGTGTGTTTGGTGATTTCTGTCTCAAGGATTACGGCGTCATATCCGTGCCTGAAATCACCCACAGACGCATCATTGATGAAGACGAGTTTGTAGTCTTAGCAACACATGGGGTACGATACCAGAGCTTTATTTATCACCATTCACCAGTTCTACTCATTCCATTCTCCACTACATTTTGTTGAGCTTGGCATAAATCTTATACTCATTTTATGCAGGTATGGGCCGtgctctcgaacgaggacgtgGTAAATATCGTGGGCACTTGC
This sequence is a window from Salvia splendens isolate huo1 chromosome 14, SspV2, whole genome shotgun sequence. Protein-coding genes within it:
- the LOC121764548 gene encoding probable protein phosphatase 2C 46 produces the protein MAAVKSALEVPSHSQVESGSMSLHTSSPYGTFVGIYDGHGGGPNASEFIKNHLFELSKVVLALRQIHVTLVVQVDICFMGIVQDGKLIPSYVCYSRDAGLTSDLGEMSSDVLDLSFFALDEKYTHLVQNESEALPNLLSAGSSCLVGIVIGGRTTRSIGDVYLKSWEFSTRPELPKEYRVDKKFDKPIISCKPALVDQELLPKDRFIIFASPGLWKYVADEEAVDMVKNLSRKVRFLILLLIVDESANF
- the LOC121765365 gene encoding probable protein phosphatase 2C 33, producing the protein MGACFSCKSRRAKEDVLRKDRKRKYLNDFSMVAKKTTSFKEDRLHRNQDRMFLNGSSEIASLFLQKGNKGVNQDAMIVWENFGSRTDTTFCGVFDGHGPYGHMAAKRVRNFLPMKLSEHWEDIRKSRSNSEIFHSVKETFLDVFELTDKVLREDPYFDCVCSGTTAVVLVKQGQDLIIGYIGNSRAVLGMRGANNGFIPVQLTVDLKPDLPAEKKRIRKCKGRIFALRDEPKVSRVWLPHSNTPGLTMSRVFGDFCLKDYGVISVPEITHRRIIDEDEFVVLATHGVWAVLSNEDVVNIVGTCPTRSYAARAVVEAAVREWSYMYPTSKVEDCAVVCLFLNSEESSTLSAKNYPDPCELNRSDTTKTGSGAIEEG